The Pagrus major chromosome 1, Pma_NU_1.0 genome includes the window CTCTGACATGGCAGCTAGAAACTAACTGTGAAgtgaaggaaaaggaaatgcaAGAACTACAGAaatgggaaaataaaacaagcaattATAAAACTAGAATTTAATCATAAAGTCTTTTAGCTAAATTGTTGTCTCCATGAATTATCCCTCCCAAAGAACAGACAATACAGAAAATTAAATTTCAAGTAAACTTTAACTGGGGAACCACCAAGGAAGTCACAAAGTGGAAGCTtctatacaaaaaacaatatggCGATCTTGGTGTTACAAATTTTAGGGGAGTTTCATCCTCATCACAATACATAATGAGTATTTATTGTAGCAAGTCTAATCACAAAGATAAGCAACattgtatttaattttgtcattgatgtttttatatttcactaTTCGGGGGCTTCATCAACAACCCAAAGGCTCTTCTAAGAGCCACTGCTTCCTCTGAAAAGCTTCATTCCACATTGATTTGTTATAGTAACTGTATCAAATAAAAGTGCTCAGAATTCTGTCACTTATTCATTCAGGTATTTTGCTCTTGCACTGAACTGAGGTGTTTGATAATCAGGAAAGTGATTCTAACTGAAGAGACTGATAAATCCATTCCAGCGTGTTGTGCAGTGCGATTGCGGTTTTTCATAATCAGTTTAGGATTGTAATAAAATGGCTGTGTTCAGGCATGTGAATGAACAATATCTTACATTGATCGAGTTGCATATGGGAGTAGTTGTTTCAAGGAACAGTACCATCAATTAAGAGAAAGCCATGGATGAGACATTAACAATGAATATAAACTTGTAAGTGTAAGATGTGGGTTATCACCGAGTTCAATAGGAAGATAAGAGGAAGGGAGCGCTTCTAGTTTGAGGTGTGTGGCCCTTAAAAGGGCCTTTGGTTTGGATTGTGAGCAGAGACAGCTTAACCTCCGAAGCCGTACAGGGTGCGTCCCTGCCTCTTCAGCGCATACACCACATCCATGGCGGTCACGGTCTTTCTCTTGGCGTGCTCGGTGTAGGTGACGGCATCACGGATGACATTCTCCAGGAAAACCTTGAGCACACCGCGGGTCTCCTCGTAGATCAGACCGGAGATACGCTTGACTCCACCGCGGCGAGCCAGACGGCGGATAGCGGGCTTGGTGATTCCCTGGATGTTATCACGGAGGACTTTACGGTGACGCTTAGCGCCTCCTTTACCGAGTCCTTTACCTCCCTTGCCTCTTCCGCTCATCTTGTAGCTTGTAGTTTACTGCTTCAAGTGTGCTGCAAAGAGCCAGGCATGCGCAATATAAACCTTATCTGCGGACGTAATAGAGAAGACATGGCGCGAGCTTCACTGGGCGGTGCTTCAGTGGTCATTAGCAGCTGAAAGAAACCAttgttcctttttcattatcttTGAAAATTAAtaatagattttaaaaacaaacgaTCGTAGATATGAACTGATGAACCTCTCGTTATGTGATGCTGTGTGGGGAGAACAACCTGAATCACTCCTCTGTCTCACATATGGTGAACTGTCCCCATGTGGTTGAGAGACTGGAACATTTTGTCCGTTTCTCCTCATGGATCATTTGCTAAGTTGATCTTTTATTTACTGTGGAAAGTTCTGCTCACAGAAAATCAAAACtctttgctttcttttcatttgccAACAAGATTGGTTTGTTTCCATCAAATCCGATCCGAAGTAAATGTGAGTGGCTCCAACATGTCTGTGTGGGGGGCCGGGATAAGAGCGAGGCACAATAAACATGCGCGGGGACATATTTTCACGCGACCCCTATTGTGTAACATAGAAATGTTATGTTTCCAGTAGGCTACGATAGGGGTAGAGAATAGTTTCACACTGATGGTTGTTATACATTCGGGACATTATCAGAGTTGAAAACGTTTCTTCAGGCAGGTGAGTATCCCTCTCGTAGAATGTGATGTATTGTTGTGGAAATACAGTATCGAAAGtcattaaaatgagctcaagtGGAGCAGTAAGTAACTGCACAATACTGCTGTAGTATTATTAATACATCACTGTACCTTGAATCAAAACTACGGGCACGATTGTGTAGGATAAAGACCTTTTATGAAGCAGTGTGTTGCTGATAAGAACCTTTGTTTCTGGATAGCAGGTTTACAAATTGCATTTCAAATCAGTTCAAGTTCAGGGGGAAACAGAAGCCGGTGCCTGGTAATCAGATCGAAGATTTCCTTTTTCAAATGGCTAGTGTAACAGATGCACACAGTATAACTCATTAAAGAACAGTTGATTTCATCACGATTTCCATGTTAAACAACAGTTAACACAACAGATCATCGTGGAATGAAGCTTTTCAGAGGAAGTGGTGGCTCTTAGAAGAGCCTTTGGGTTGTAGATGTCAGGATGAGTTTACTTGGAGCTGGTGTACTTGGTCACGGCCTTTGTTCCCTCAGACACGGCGTGCTTGGCCAGCTCACCGGGCAGCAGCAGGCGGACGGCGGTCTGGATCTccctggaggtgatggtggagcgCTTGTTGTAGTGAGCCAGACGGGAGGCCTCACCGGCGATACGCTCGAAGATGTCGCTCACAAAGGAGTTCATGATGCCCATGGCCTTGGAGGAGATGCCGGTGTCGGGGTGGACCTGCTTCAGCACCTTGTACACGTAGATGGCGTAGCTCTCCTTCCTggtctttctcctcttctttccgGTCTTGGTGGCTTTAGATACCGCTTTCTTAGAGCCCTTCTTGGGCGCTTTCACGGGATCAGGCATGGTTACTGCAGTTTCGAGATCAGCTCAGACGATCTTACTGCTGTGAACGCGGTATATATATGCGCCTGCTGCAAATGACACTGTCCCGTTGCTCACACAGGATTGGCTGGGTTGTGCTCCAGACTGAGCATGCGTCGCACAAGTTACCATCCCAAACCAGAAAGCGGGTCTGAGCAGATGTCTTTAATGTGGGACGTGTTTTTTGGCGCTTTATGTTAACAAAGGCGATGACTCTGATTTAGATCATTCAGACATCTGACTATTACGATCACAGACTATAAAATACttcacaaaataataaatgaaagaaaaaatgtgggATAATCTGTTTCAGGAGTCTCCCTGGAGTGCTGCTTTATACCCTCCAGCTATAAACCCTTTGACTACAATAATTAACTCAGCCTTATTTTTATGGAATAGCATTTAAGTCAATattgaataaatacatatatacttAGATAACACTTAGCAATCAATCTCTGTAGTATCAAAACTAAGGGCAGCACTTTTTAGTGCCGTACATTTATTTCTTCTACATTAATGGACCTCACATATTTCTCTTAATTGTTAAGTGATGCATTGTAGCGCGCTGCTCTTCaccatcagaatcagaatcagaatcagaatcagaatacttttttttgtttttgtgcaaagtagaaatagaaatatagcatgAATGGAAACGAGAGA containing:
- the LOC140999629 gene encoding histone H4 yields the protein MSGRGKGGKGLGKGGAKRHRKVLRDNIQGITKPAIRRLARRGGVKRISGLIYEETRGVLKVFLENVIRDAVTYTEHAKRKTVTAMDVVYALKRQGRTLYGFGG
- the LOC140999572 gene encoding histone H2B 3-like, whose protein sequence is MPDPVKAPKKGSKKAVSKATKTGKKRRKTRKESYAIYVYKVLKQVHPDTGISSKAMGIMNSFVSDIFERIAGEASRLAHYNKRSTITSREIQTAVRLLLPGELAKHAVSEGTKAVTKYTSSK